Sequence from the Miscanthus floridulus cultivar M001 chromosome 16, ASM1932011v1, whole genome shotgun sequence genome:
GCTGCTCCAGTGCGCCTGAGCCATCTCCGTCTTGCCCTGAGCATCGCCTCCTCCTCGCGCATctcgtgctcgcctcggtaagccatgAGAAGCTCCCCTTCCCCGGGAATCTCTCGTCGGAGTCGtggccgagctcgccggagcgCTCCGCTCTGTGGACCTCGCCCCTCCATCCTCCTTCTCGCTCTCCCTTCATGCGCACGAGCACCGCACGAACTCGGTGAAGCTCCCGCGCCACCCCTCACGCCCCTTCTCGCCCGGAGATGGCCGGCCATCGGTGAGccgcgccaccgctccgccatgcgcACCGTCGAGCCCCATTCCGAGCTCCTCCCgtgccttctcttggtgcaccgggtccgcctcgtcgcgggtgagctgctggtggtgaccgcgccgccggctagctcaccgtcggcgagagccGGCCGGTCAGCTCCGCCCCTGCTTCGGTCTGACCGACAGGTGAGGGTCGTTGACCCGtgggggcccgctcgtcagcgcccTGACTCAGgtctgggtgcacagcaccgggtgcacccagcattTTCATCGGCTGATTTTTGAAAggatttaagaaatgattttcagatttctatttaaatgctttgggaatttataacttgctcaaaatggctccaaatttgttgaaacaaattttgttgtgttccttgtcaccagatctatatgataaaaatattgcatgtcatttttgagatactttaatgtaaagctttatttaattcttgatattgcttatatcttgtaaaatatttagtaaatcctatatgtatcagaaaaatatgattccaagtttgttactcttcttgtgtaatgtactttcttggaaaaatatatgccatgcatgtcctgtagaaaaattatgaggggtagttcaagtgcctttaatggctgatttttgttatttttgctagagagcaaaatttgtataaaacaagcatgtgataatttttgtgcagtgattatttactgtgtagaacataggaaaaatattacatctgttgtttgacacttttcacagtacaaagtattttcatgaccataattatgccatagcttgtcatttttgtgtaggctaatccacttatccaaatgccataaaaatttaatggtagactacttagggtagtactgtgctatggtaattttctaagatttttctatgctataaaaatagatgtttctattcaaacctattattaattagggtttaatcaaatgttgctttatgcatgattaagaaattagtgaagctttggtgtatcttggaagcatttaatgagatgtgttgacgtagcatattagtagtagaagagaacgcagtagataacatgtgcttgtagtacatgttcttggatgatgttgactaccttgcatgcaagcatattcattgtgttcatttcattcgatgcaccttttgcataagcacttacgcacctgcatcatacaggatcgcaaaccgagagcccggtcgtcatacccgaggagcccgaggagcaacTTGAGGTGCAGCCACAAGaggtgaccgaagcagacgaggaggacattgaagaacttccggagtgccccgatcaccgcccgagctccttcgagagaggcaagccccggagcatttttctccccggtttgcaattattaattaatgctttactttaattaatgcattatgttcaggagttgtttgcaaccgttgctgcattatacctttttacctttgttatactatatccttgttaccttggtatccgcagtcgagtcaatgcttagctggcttagaccggtagaagtcgggtgatttcctgtcacctgcgagctataggtggttacctggatctgcttggataactatgtagtcatggtataactaagtgttaatttgaagttgagaccggacggagacttacaaggttttggactataatgctttccgtctgtgtcgattaaggaccgaccgttgttggacctcgagtcatgttgaacgcatgccttacatttagctggccgaataaagtacctttcgaccgcgaagctgggagattattcgggccgagtagatcgCCCGCAGCGCACTATACCGAAGCAgatgtggtaggacatgggggtgcgatgataagaccgaaaggcagtcggttggcccccaggtacatgtggttcctggcaaacccgagatttttcctagatagttgactcggtgactgatacctcactttagtgggtgagtgaggtttgtgtaaggaataaattgccagttggttaggaatcgattcgaatcgccatcactcctggatagtgagcacttgacttgagtgacctCATCGttgtaatgttgatggaacacttggacagttataatgaatacgacattatggaagttgttaatgatcattggttatcattatttgcttaatcacatgcttgctctagtataggtgcaaatgtagtcgacaggttaataataattaacttgacaataatgcttttggaaaggttcttgaaatactaaaatgcctctttttgcaaatgagtcagctaccctactataaagcccttcataatccttggtgtcactttatttttggttatgtcgggtaagtctagctgagtaccttctcgtactcagggttttattcccacttgttgcagatgggcagatgtattacggctactgtatcaactgcctttatcctgcgatgggtgatgcttaggaccatgggcatggtcattccttacgtctcgtctgatgcttttgttgaagatgatcattagctgacactgtatttgaacttcgtgtgagtgtgtgtggttttgaacaactggcttccgctacttctatttgaactcgttttgtaataactatatttaaactctgatgtacctgtgatgtgaacttttatgtaatatgtgatggtgaccgctaaacttattacgatcttggctggtatgtgagttggtttgaaatccttcgtgatttcacggactagcgggttatacgggcttaagtttgctaaatcgtctgctctggcgggtgtttttcttacttaatttcgtataattggtcggttcggTTATAGGCCCCGTCCTTCTTCTCCGTGAATCTAACTCATCGTGCTGCTGCCGCCGTGCAGGAAGGCAGTGAGGAGGGAGATCGAGGTGGTGACAGCAAGCTGCTCGGCCATGGCAACTTGAAGCTCTGGCGAGGACAGGGGCCGTCGCGGCTAGGCAAGAAGACAGTGAGGAGGGAGATCAAGGTGGTAACGGCGAGCGGCTCAGCCATGACGGCTTGAAGCTTTGGCGAGGACAGGGGTCGCTGCTGTCGCACGAGAAGGCAGTGAGGAGGGAGATCGAGGTGGTGACACTGAGCGGCTCGGGCATGGTGGCTTGGAGCTCTGGCGAGGACAGGGGCCACCACCGCCACATGGAAAGGTAGTGAGGAGGGAGATCGAGGTGGTGACGGTGAGCGGCTCGACCATGGTGGCTTGGAGCTCCAGCGAGGATAGGGGCCACCGTCGCTTCGCTGCTCGATGACCACGCCAAGCCGCTCAGCACCGGTGATGCTCTACCGTCGGTCAGCTTCCGCGATGCGGCCGCCACGCTGGCATGGGTGACCTCGCCTAACCACGGCATCACCTTTGACTCCTCCTAGGGGCTCCTCGATGACCTAGACATTCTCGTCAAGCGCCTCCACTCAACCATGGCATCGCCTTCTGCCATGGCATGATGCGTCTAGGCAACACTCGACATGCCCTCAAGTGCTCGATGAAATGTGAATGAAGAGAGAATGGTGAAAGTCTGGTGGTAAGTCTACCAGATTTCTGTGTAGAGTAACCATAGCCATTTGGGCCAGAAATCAAACATGGTCTTAGTTGAACCGTGCTTGTCTAGACcgatgaaagccctagtttggttttggataattgataaaacctatgcactaacctttggcatgagttgtgatatgagctaggttagtGCCATTCAAGTTGtgaagcatggtggcactcaaatggtAATGTTGatcgcatgaaatgatgatgatgatcaagtgctcaacttagaaaagaagaaagaggaaaacaaaaccctatggagatcaaggcaaaggtataattagggattttgttttagtaatcaagacactatagagagtgtgatcacatttaggatagatggccatactattaagagaggttctTAACTAGATaatttggtcatctagtgccactaggtgttggacttcatgcattgaattgaggcctagtgcacatcggagagcaagcaaaaatatttataaaaaatgatttaaaaaatgctaacttggctctaacatgttttgagaaaagcactttgagagttagcatcgcttgcgAAAAGTTGCTCTAAGTTACTGTGGAACAAAACACGAAAGAATTTGCAACATGGAGAAGGGGTTTGGTGCCTgcgtggcaccgccacccctttgtacggtggcaccaccacccctaggatGGTGCCAACCTAGATCTAGCAAAGAAGGGCTGATAGTGGCTGGTTTGGGGTGGTCACCGGATACACCGGTGTACACCATCATGGGTGCGGCGGTGCACCGCCTAGTCACTGCCACGGGCTGTCTAGTGCCACCACCGTTTTATTCCAGAGAACAGGGGTTCTGGCTTTGGTCACCGCTGTGGGCACCGCCACTAGGACGACGGTGCACTGCCATTTTATTCTAGAGACTTGGTCTCTCGGGGGCACGGCTGGGTGGCCACCACCACCCTATCCGGTGCCCCAATGGCTAGTTTGTGACCGTTAAAATTTGACCGTTGGGTAGGTCACGGCCATGTCCGGTGCCAGGCACTGCCCTATCCGGTGACCTCGCAGAAACAACTTCaaagggtataacggctctatttgcttgtgtggctataaatagagggtgtggccggccttggccactctcttagcACCTCATACACTTATGCACACCCTTTGAaaagctgagcaacacactccactcacttgtttacttgatttcttcatcttgagtgagattggagagcctctagtgcgttgcattgagttgcatcatcttgtggcactagttgggtaatttgggctggttgtgagcttgttactcttggtgtttagcGACATCTAGATGGTCcggtgattggaggatcgttgagcggagttggTTATTGTCTCTAGCCTCGATCGGctgcttgtgaggggtcttgtgccttcgccggcggagcgccaaagacaactctagtaaattgctcgtgttattgagctacctcacttgtgggtaggttcttgcggtgcctcttgtggtgggctaggtgtgtaATACATATTAGCcgtcaaaccaccaagtgttggttgacataacagggactagcgtgccgacaagcatgtgaacctcgggagaaaagtTGGTTCTCTTGCCCTTtagtattctcccagtgattgaattggtgttcatcttgtgattggttcactcctctacatggcggtataatcaccctacttactcatttacattcccgcaaactagttgtcaagctctttagtgtagttagtcttcgagaacttgttagtttggttagtgttgcaaatctatgttgatgataccatatttagatcaaccaatcaaaatttttgtgaggaatttagaaagatgatggcaagtgagtttgagatgtccatgattgaagatGTCCATACTACTATACAAAAGTTGTAAGTTAAGGCTACTCTCAATAAGAGTTTTATAGCCATTAAATAAGCTAATTTGCTATAGTATAAATGaagagaaatgaaaaaaaaattatgggACGAAACTTGTTTACACTGTTTCCAACGTGTTAGAGTCAAGGACGTGAAACTCCCACTGAGACTGACCTATAATTAGATCAATAATAACGCTATAGTGCAGCTATTACAGCCGACTATGTTCAACCTACCTCTCAGCCATCCAGTTAGTTTTTCACTATTAATACATAACCTACGTACCTATCTTAATTTATTTTTGATTTTTTATGTCTATACCAGGCAACCATCGCAAAGCGAACAATCATCCTGTCGGCTAAAACGGGGAACAACCCCGTCAATACCCAAGGTCACGGTGCGCAGCAGCCAAGCAGCCCGCGGGACGCAGCGGCTTGTCTCCTGAATTAAAATACCCTCCCTCTCCCAACTCGACCCCACCGCGGCCCCCGTGTCCACGTGCGCGTGACGCGCGCGACGCACGCGGAAAACTACAACGTGCACCGCCGCCCCCTGAGCCAAGCCCCCTTCGCTTCCTTTTTGTACCCCTCGCCACCCGGCCGCATTCCCCTCTCCACGCTGCCAGCTGCCCAGCTCCGAGTccgaagagggaggaggaggacgacagtTGCTTGCCACTGCCGCGTCGCTCCCGCCTCCCTCTCTCCAtccgccgagctcgacgccaccaTGATCTCCGCGCGCACCGCCGCGTCCCCCGCGTCCCCCGCCTCCCCGGTACGTTCCACGAACGGCCTAACCACCCTTCCACAGCACCTTCCCTCCGCTAGTGATTCCCGGTGCTCCGCGCGCCGGGCATCGCAATTGCGGGCTACTCTCCTCGTACAGCCAGCCGAAGTTGCCACCACCTGACCAGTTGAgcttgtgtgtgcgtgtgtgtctgTTTATTCTCCGCAGTGGAAGCGGGGAGGACGAAGCGAGGGCGGCGGCAGCAGCTGCGACGGATGCCGGACCTACAGGAATACCTTGCGGAGGAGCGTCGCGGCGGTGAAGGTGCGCGCCGTGCCGCCGAGGCGGGTGGAGGCGGTCACGATGGGCTCCGCcgcggagacggagacggagaaggagaaggagcaggagcaggagcaggtggaGGCGGCCGCGGCCGTTGTCGTCGTCGACGAGGACCACTACGGCGAGGACAGGGCCGCCGAGGAGGTGCCCATCATGCCCTGGGCCTTCTCCGTCGCAAGGTGGGCCGGCGAGTCGCGGCAGGGGTGTGAATTCGGGAATTGAATTGGATCTGGGTGGGTGGGCGGGCGGAGGTctcagggcctgtttagttccccagAATCCAAagtttggcactatgcaaaaagaagattccccgtcacatcaaacttgcggtacatgcatgaagtactaaatgtagacgaaatcaaaaactaattacacagtttggttgtactttgcgagacgaatcttttgagcctaattagtcactgtttggacaataatccacaaatacaaacgaaacgctaCAGTATAGCTACAGTGCAACATCACTGTACAAATGCAGAATCGGCagtgaactaaacaagggctcagtgCGCCGCCGATCTAGGTTttgtttagggggtgtttggtttctcttACTAAAATTTAGTTCCTGTCACATCAGATAGTTAGACACTAATTTGAGTATTAAacgtagactaattacaaaactaattgcacgtaTTCAGACTAATTTaggagatgaatctattaagtctaattaggctCATGTTTAGTTTTTCTAAATAGTATCCAAATACCTAATGTGACATCTACTGAACTTTAATCCCCGGATCTGGTTTGCTTCAGACTCTCGTGTTGATCCAGGGTTGGTACGCGGTTTCGTCCGCGTGATGCTGACGTgtctaggagcctagatgcttggGGCTCTGGCTGTCTAGCTCTACCATATACATACTGGTTCTAATTCTACTATTGCTTGCTTGCGTCTAGTCAAATCTAATTGCCTGTTCttataaaaaaaaatctaattGCCTGTTCTATTATTAATGCACGCGATTTTCGGAACGTTTTTTTTGGCGGTGTTGTAGAATTCTGAATTCGGAATGTTTTTTTGGCGGTGTTGTGGAATTCCGAATGGAATGTTTATATTTTTTTTGGCGTTGTTGTAGAATTCTGAATCGGGTTGGAGTCACAAATGAACTCATGCTGAGTTAGGTCCAGAGTTGTTGAGCAAAGCCAGGAATTGTCTGCTTTGCTTTGGGGTTTTCTGTTTCATGCAAGTATATTCTAAGCTGGCCCACAGCGATATGAATTTTGTCTGGTTTCTGCTGCTACCCCTTCGACAGTGAAATATGATGGAAATTGATACTAAGTTGCAACCATATTATGGTAATATATTACCAAATCAAATTTGTCACGTAATCTACTATATGACCATGTCACCCAAAGAAAGGAAAAATATCTGGGTTCTAGAATGTTCACTGCTGGTTGCAAAGCCTTTCTTTGAATCTACGACCATAATTCTTTCCAATAAATAAGTTTCCTTCACTTGGTTGAAAAATATGCTGACGTGTCTTATTTCTACATCAGCGGTTACACCCTCTTGAGGGATCCACATCACAACAAGGGTCTTGCTTTCACGGAGAAGGAGAGGGATGCACACCACTTGCGTGGGCTGCTTCCTCCTGCAGTTGTGTCTCAGGAACTCCAAGTATGGTGCACAATACTGGCTAGAACAGTATCTGTTGTTATGctgacctttctttcttcttctttttatactGAAGATCACTTTAATGTATATGTAGGTTAAGAAGATCATGCACAACCTGCGGCAGTACCAGGTCCCTTTGCAGCGCTATATGGCCATGATGGACCTTCAGGTAACCCCAGTTTATCCTTTCTACTCTTATATGAAAGCTTGCGACGGCCAGCATAATTGATATGAGATGTTCAGTTAGAATGAATGGTTGGTTGCATCATTGGGCTTAACACCTCCTGTTTTCAGAAGAGGAACGAAAGGCTTTTCTACAAGCTTTTAATTGATAATGTGGAGGAGCTGCTTCCTGTGGTTTACACACCAACTGTAGGTGAGGCCTGCCAGAAGTATGGGTCCATCTTTCGACAACCACAGGGCCTGTATGTCAGCCTGAGGGACAAGTATGTGTGCCTATATTTGCTTGAACTTTACAATAATATATAGCTGTCTACCATCTACCTATTTGATCTGGACTGACCGCGAGGTGCATTCCAGGGGGAAGGTCCTAGAAGTTCTAAGGAACTGGCCACATAGGAACGTTGAAGTTATCTGTGTTACTGATGGTGAGCGAATCTTGGGACTTGGAGATTTGGGTTCTCAGGTATGATTGTCTCATTAGTTGCTTATTACTTGAGGGCCTTTGCTTATATTATACTGGATCCTTCTATAGGGAATGGGAATTCCTGTAGGCAAACTTGCTCTATACACTGCTCTTGGAGGAGTTTGTCCATCAGCTGTAAGCGATCATATCTTTTCTGTCCCCTTTTTGGTTGCATCTCTTGTAATGGTCCTGTATGTTTGGTACCAACAAACAACTAAGTTATCTCAATTGGTGAATTCTAAATTACGTTGCAGTGTTTGCCTATCACAATTGATGTTGGCACAAATAATGAGAAACTGCTTAATGATGAGTTCTACATTGGACTCCGGCAAAAACGTGCAACTGGCGAGGTATGTAGTTGTGTCGAGATTGCTGGGAGTTAGGAATTGGCAAAATATGTGACACTTGAGATCTTATCTGTGCATTTTCCTTAATGGCAAGAGTATCATGAGCTTATTGAAGAGTTCATGGCTGCTGTTAAGCAAATCTACGGTGAGAAAGTCCTCATTCAGGTGAGTTGGACTCAACATTGTACTTTTGCTATGCCGGATCAATTTACTCTTTATCGCAAAATGTAACGCTGTAAACTTTGGACAGTTTGAGGACTTCGCCAACCATAATGCTTTTGATTTGCTTTCAAAATATAGGAAGAGCCATCTTGTTTTCAATGATGATATCCAGGTAAATGGAACCACCCATGGTGTTTTTATTTTTACTGATACCAGGGGGCAACCTTAATTAATTGAGATCGTTATCCTTCAGTTTATTGCCTTTTGTGATTGGTACCGATTTGGAAATATGAATGTTTGCAGGGCACAGCATCAGTGGTCCTTGCAGGTGTGTTAGCAGCACTCAATGTGGTTGGTGGGACCCTGGCAGAGCACACTTATTTATTCCTTGGTGCTGGGGAGGTTAGTTAGAACATCTCTTGGCAAACTGTTATTTTCTTTGTCACCCAACTGTCGAAGCATACTATGTACTAGTATCTTTTGAAATGGGATTGTGACCGTTAGTAAGATTATTGTCGAGGAAAGTAGACCGATCGATAAGATTCTGATAATGTATTTGATTTCAGGCTGGAACTGGTATTGCAGAACTCATTGCTCTTGAGATTTCAAAACAGGTAACTAGCTACATACTTTTAGTATCTGAATGTGTGGTAGGTTTCTTTTGTCCTAGTTCTTACTCTAACATGTACTGGTCGGATCGATTTATAGACGAAGGCTCCAATTGAAGAGTGCCGCAAGAAGGTTTGGCTGGTGGACTCAAAGGTGTGTAACCAAAGGAAAATGCACTGTTGCTAGTACAATGTTTGCTCACCTGTTTATCTGACATCCTAACACGATATTTTGTATACAGGGTTTGATTGTTGACTCTCGGAAAAACTCCCTTCAGTCATTCAAAAAACCTTGGGTACATGAGCATGAGCCCTTGACAACCTTGTATGATGCTGTTCAGGTAGTCACGTTCATGTGCATTTAAGATTGTACTTCAGTTCATTAGCAGCTGCTGCCTTCACTTAAAGCTG
This genomic interval carries:
- the LOC136512608 gene encoding NADP-dependent malic enzyme, chloroplastic-like isoform X2, encoding MISARTAASPASPASPWKRGGRSEGGGSSCDGCRTYRNTLRRSVAAVKVRAVPPRRVEAVTMGSAAETETEKEKEQEQEQVEAAAAVVVVDEDHYGEDRAAEEVPIMPWAFSVASGYTLLRDPHHNKGLAFTEKERDAHHLRGLLPPAVVSQELQVKKIMHNLRQYQVPLQRYMAMMDLQRNERLFYKLLIDNVEELLPVVYTPTVGEACQKYGSIFRQPQGLYVSLRDKGKVLEVLRNWPHRNVEVICVTDGERILGLGDLGSQGMGIPVGKLALYTALGGVCPSACLPITIDVGTNNEKLLNDEFYIGLRQKRATGEEYHELIEEFMAAVKQIYGEKVLIQFEDFANHNAFDLLSKYRKSHLVFNDDIQGTASVVLAGVLAALNVVGGTLAEHTYLFLGAGEAGTGIAELIALEISKQTKAPIEECRKKVWLVDSKGLIVDSRKNSLQSFKKPWVHEHEPLTTLYDAVQSIKPTVLIGTSGVGRTFTREVVEAMASFNERPIIFSLSNPTSHSECTAEEAYNWTQGRAIFASGSPFDPVEYDGKIFVPGQANNAYIFPGFGLGLVISGAIRVHEDMLLAASEALAAQSMQENFDKGSIFPPFTNIRKISAHIAAAVAAKAYELGLATRLPPPRDLVKYAESCMYTPVYRNYR
- the LOC136512608 gene encoding NADP-dependent malic enzyme, chloroplastic-like isoform X3; amino-acid sequence: MISARTAASPASPASPWKRGGRSEGGGSSCDGCRTYRNTLRRSVAAVKVRAVPPRRVEAVTMGSAAETETEKEKEQEQEQVEAAAAVVVVDEDHYGEDRAAEEVPIMPWAFSVASGYTLLRDPHHNKGLAFTEKERDAHHLRGLLPPAVVSQELQVKKIMHNLRQYQVPLQRYMAMMDLQKRNERLFYKLLIDNVEELLPVVYTPTVGEACQKYGSIFRQPQGLYVSLRDKGKVLEVLRNWPHRNVEVICVTDGERILGLGDLGSQGMGIPVGKLALYTALGGVCPSACLPITIDVGTNNEKLLNDEFYIGLRQKRATGEEYHELIEEFMAAVKQIYGEKVLIQFEDFANHNAFDLLSKYRKSHLVFNDDIQGTASVVLAGVLAALNVVGGTLAEHTYLFLGAGEAGTGIAELIALEISKQTKAPIEECRKKVWLVDSKGLIVDSRKNSLQSFKKPWVHEHEPLTTLYDAVQSIKPTVLIGTSGVGRTFTREVVEAMASFNEGRAIFASGSPFDPVEYDGKIFVPGQANNAYIFPGFGLGLVISGAIRVHEDMLLAASEALAAQSMQENFDKGSIFPPFTNIRKISAHIAAAVAAKAYELGLATRLPPPRDLVKYAESCMYTPVYRNYR
- the LOC136512608 gene encoding NADP-dependent malic enzyme, chloroplastic-like isoform X1, which codes for MISARTAASPASPASPWKRGGRSEGGGSSCDGCRTYRNTLRRSVAAVKVRAVPPRRVEAVTMGSAAETETEKEKEQEQEQVEAAAAVVVVDEDHYGEDRAAEEVPIMPWAFSVASGYTLLRDPHHNKGLAFTEKERDAHHLRGLLPPAVVSQELQVKKIMHNLRQYQVPLQRYMAMMDLQKRNERLFYKLLIDNVEELLPVVYTPTVGEACQKYGSIFRQPQGLYVSLRDKGKVLEVLRNWPHRNVEVICVTDGERILGLGDLGSQGMGIPVGKLALYTALGGVCPSACLPITIDVGTNNEKLLNDEFYIGLRQKRATGEEYHELIEEFMAAVKQIYGEKVLIQFEDFANHNAFDLLSKYRKSHLVFNDDIQGTASVVLAGVLAALNVVGGTLAEHTYLFLGAGEAGTGIAELIALEISKQTKAPIEECRKKVWLVDSKGLIVDSRKNSLQSFKKPWVHEHEPLTTLYDAVQSIKPTVLIGTSGVGRTFTREVVEAMASFNERPIIFSLSNPTSHSECTAEEAYNWTQGRAIFASGSPFDPVEYDGKIFVPGQANNAYIFPGFGLGLVISGAIRVHEDMLLAASEALAAQSMQENFDKGSIFPPFTNIRKISAHIAAAVAAKAYELGLATRLPPPRDLVKYAESCMYTPVYRNYR